A stretch of the Paenibacillus dendritiformis genome encodes the following:
- a CDS encoding UxaA family hydrolase: MSEKVMQKGVSVIVMDERDHVATALRELQPGEGVTCEVAGATRAIAVSQTIPFGHKVAIVPIAEGDQVRKYGEVIGRATCGIPVGSHVHVHNIEGIRGRGDQAATAK, translated from the coding sequence GTGAGCGAGAAGGTCATGCAAAAAGGTGTAAGCGTTATCGTCATGGATGAACGCGATCATGTGGCGACGGCGCTGCGGGAACTGCAGCCGGGTGAAGGGGTCACTTGCGAGGTTGCGGGAGCGACTCGTGCGATTGCGGTCAGTCAGACGATTCCCTTCGGACATAAGGTGGCCATCGTTCCAATAGCGGAAGGCGACCAAGTCCGCAAATATGGAGAAGTGATCGGCCGGGCGACCTGCGGCATTCCCGTCGGCAGCCATGTGCATGTGCACAACATCGAAGGCATCCGCGGAAGAGGGGATCAGGCGGCAACAGCCAAGTAA